One Campylobacter sp. MIT 99-7217 genomic window, GTGGTTTTGATCTTAAGCAAAACTCCTCACACAAGCTTTCATCATAAATTCCTACCAAATCAAACTCACCAAATTCCTTTTTATAGGCTTTTAAAAGCTCTTTTAAATGTAAATTTGCCGAGGGTTCTAAGGCACAGACTAGAAAGGTTTTCATTGCAAACCTTGTTTATTTATAAAATCCATAATTTCTTTTTCTAGTATATCCTCTAGCTTTCCTTGATCCTCCCACGGAGATTGATTGTTTGCCCTGATATCAAAAGGACTTTGCTTTAGATCTTTCTTGATTTTATCTAAATACTTGTTATTTTTGATATTTTCGAAATATTTGAGCGTTTCATCTCTCCAAGCTTTAGAATAAGTCAGTATAATATGTTTATCTAGAGCTTTTGCAAGACCATATTCAAACATTACATTTGTGTTATTTGTGCTTATATCTATAATGATTATGTCTGATTCCTCTATGTGTTTTGATATTTTATCAGGAATATTATCATCAGATTTTTGTTCCATGATAGGACGCAGTTCAAAATTAATTAAATAATTTCTGCCCTTAAATTTATATATAACATTGTTAATGGCACTTCTATAAGTGTTTATATAATCTTCATTACACTCCATAGCGACAAAGATATATTTCGTTCTGTTTAATTCTTCATAATATTTTATAAAAGCTTCATGTAAGTCAGTAAAATTTTTAAAATTTTTTATGTTATAGTTAAATTTATTGATCCACTGCTCAAATTTTGATAGTTTTTCTTCTGTTTCGGAAGAATCTTTAGAATTTAATCTTAAAAAGCATATGACTCCAAGCATTTCGGGTGGAAAATTATGCTTACGACAATGATAAATACCCATAGACTGTTCCAAAATATCACATAAATATTTATCTTTTCCAATATCATCAAGACTAAGCATTTCTTTTAATACGCTAATCAAAACATCTTTTTGATCATCAGAAAAATCTATCCAGCTCTTTTTTATTTTATTTAAAATAAATAAAAATCTATCATTTTGTATAAATTCTTTTAATTCACCCTCATCCGCCTTTGTTACGATATCTAGAGTCTTAAGCGAATCTATCGGTAAAGCTTTAGAATTAAGTAAATAAAAATACAAATGCTCATAAGAAGACTCTTTGGTCTTAGCAACAAAAATAATACAAAACGACAATAAGCGATTTGTGCGAAAAATATTGTTTGTTGTTTTATTTTTACTTATTTCTTTTTTAATACCGCGTTCCGCTACTTCCCCTAGCACCTCTAATCTATGATTTCCATCTAAACGGTATAATGTTTCATTATCTTGAATAGTAAATGAAGCTATGCCCAATGCCTCAATCCTAGATAAAGTGTCAACATCTTTTAATCCATCTAACTCATGAATCAGTAGTTTTATAGGTAATTCCTCTGGGTCTATTGCTGGATCATATTCATATAACAAGGTAACCTCTGGAAAATATATTTTCTCTTGAGAGTTCTTAATAAGATACTCTTCAATATCTCTTTTATGTTTTTCATTAATTTTTCGTTGATAATATTTGTTTATCTTTGAAATCTTTGATAGTGTTTTGGAGTCTGCAAAGCCTCTTAAAACTTGAATTCCATTTTTCGAACTTAAAGGCTTGAAAGCTTTATATTTTTCTAAATTAAATTCTAATTCTTTACCTTGCAAATGTTCCGTTAGTTCATTGCTTGAATTTTTTGTTTCTTCACATTCGCCCAAGTATTGCATGATCCCATAGAGCTTAGTCATATATCTCCTTTTATGCAAAAATTAAATGCTGCAATTTTGTATCAATTAAATTTTTTAACTCTTTTATTTTAGCATTATTTTGCTCTATGATGGCTTTTTTAGCTTCTATAAACTCGACTATTTTTTCTTGTTCTTTTAGTGGAGGCAGGGGGATTTGCAGATTTTGTAAAAAATCCTTCGGCACTCTTTGCTGTCCAGCAGAGCCTTTAAATCTAAGTTTAGCATTGAGTACCGTAGAATCTAATCTTAAAAATTGCAAAATAAAATCTATATTAGTTTCAAATTTATCTTTAGAACGCACGACAAAAAACTCTGTAGAACCAAAGCCATAAGCATTTTTAAGCCCTTTTACAACAAGTGATTTTTTATTTTCCATACAAGGAGTAATCTTTGCCCACAATAAATCATTATCTTTAAATTTAGTAAATCCTTTATATTCCACAGCTTTTCTATTTGTAGGATAAAAATCCGTCCCATTACTTGAGACTGCTTGCATTGGTACAAAGCTCACTTCTTTATCTTTTGTTATCAATTCGCTAAAATCCACATTTGGATTTATAAGGCAAATTTCTTCAAGTCTTACTAAGGGATATTTTGGCTTTTTAGTTTCTTTAGGCTCTTGCACCTTTTTAAAATGCTGGGCTGTATTTGCTAGGGCGTGTTTTTGATTAGAGGCTGTATCCCAACGCTCCAAATCTTTAAAATGAACTACAAAGATTTTTTGTCGCTCTCTCTGTTCCTGCTTTTCTAAGCCAAGAGCTATATATATATATATGCCTCTATCTCATCTTTTAGCCTTTTTTCTTCTTCTTGTAAGGCTTTTATCTTATTTTTAATATCTTCTATCTTGGCTACTATTTCTTTTTGTATCTCAAGTGGTGGCAGAGGGATTTGTAAAGTTTTTATAAAATTAAAATTTGATTCTGTTTTTATACCCTTAACTTTCTTGGTTGCAACATAATCTTGAAAACTTTTTTGCTTTAAAATGAGTACTAGATATTTATCTAATATGATTTCTCTATTAATAATATATGGTTGATAGTGAGTAGAGGCGTAAGCTTTGTCTATATCGCACAAGCTTATCGCTCCTTGATGAAAATTGATATTAGACACAAGCAAATCATCTTTAAGGACAGCATACATATCCATTCTAGTGCGTGGTTCTTTTCTATATTCAATATGAGATTTTTCAAAGGGTATTTTTGAAACAATAGGCGTTAAGCCATCGTATTCGTTTGGTTTTATTCTTTCTTTTCTAGGTGTTAAAATATTTCCTAAATATTCTAAATTAAATTTGGATTTTACAGAATGCACGCCAAAAAAATAACTAACATCCCATCTACTCAAATCCCTAAACCATACAATAGCAAGCTTACTCATTTTTACCCCAATTTATATTATATTCTTTTAAAAAGTCTTTAAAATGCGAGGCTATGCCCTTTTGCTTTAAAAACTCTTTGCCGTCCTTTTCCTCATATATATCTATAAAGTCATTTGGCACATTAGCCCCTGTTTCACCTGTGCTAGTAATACCTGCAAAATCAGCTTCTGCCATAAAGATAGGATAGTCAAAATCTTCTTTTGTCTTTTGTAAAGCCTCATTATT contains:
- a CDS encoding restriction endonuclease subunit S, with protein sequence MERWDTASNQKHALANTAQHFKKVQEPKETKKPKYPLVRLEEICLINPNVDFSELITKDKEVSFVPMQAVSSNGTDFYPTNRKAVEYKGFTKFKDNDLLWAKITPCMENKKSLVVKGLKNAYGFGSTEFFVVRSKDKFETNIDFILQFLRLDSTVLNAKLRFKGSAGQQRVPKDFLQNLQIPLPPLKEQEKIVEFIEAKKAIIEQNNAKIKELKNLIDTKLQHLIFA
- a CDS encoding restriction endonuclease subunit S yields the protein MSRWDVSYFFGVHSVKSKFNLEYLGNILTPRKERIKPNEYDGLTPIVSKIPFEKSHIEYRKEPRTRMDMYAVLKDDLLVSNINFHQGAISLCDIDKAYASTHYQPYIINREIILDKYLVLILKQKSFQDYVATKKVKGIKTESNFNFIKTLQIPLPPLEIQKEIVAKIEDIKNKIKALQEEEKRLKDEIEAYIYI